The genomic stretch CGGCCATTCCGTGGGGCGGCCGATCCAGAGACTGGTCCCCGCCGCCCTGTACAGCGCCGAACGGCCGATCCGGCTGTCGCAGAGAATGCCATAGCCCGGCCTGCCGTCGGCCACGTCCAGCGCGGCCTTCAGGCAAAGCTCCTTGAAGGCGCCCAGCCTTTGGGCCGGAACGCCGCACTCCTCGGCCATGTCTTCAAGCTGGATCCGGTGGTCGAAGGCAAAAACCCGCATTTCCGGCCAGTCGCCGTGCCTGTTGGTGGACCAGTGCAACTGCTCCAGCGCCTTGTCCTTGCGCAGCGCCAGCGTGGTTGAGCCGTGCTCAAGGAAATATTCAAGCTCGGCCAGGCTCGGATAGGCCGGCGTGCAGCCGTGGCGCGACACGGCAAAGGCGCCGCAGGCATTGGCGATCGTCAGGCTTTCGGCCCAGTCCCGATCCGTCAGCCAGCCCTTCAATAGCCCGGCCATGAAACCGTCACCCGCGCCTAAAACGTTGAAAACCTCGATGCGGAAGCTCCGGCCCGCAACGCCGCCGTCGACATCGTCGGGGATATCGCCCTCGAAGGCCGAAGCGCCTTCCGCGCCGCGCTTCAGCACCAGCGTCGCGGCGCTCACCTTGCGCACATTCTTCAGCGCCTGGAGCGTATCCGTCGTGCCGCCGGCAATATGGAATTCCTCTTCCGTGCCGACGATGAGATCGAACAGATGCAGCGTCGACTGAAGTTTGGCGGTGACCTTTTCCGACGCGATGAAGCGGTTCTCGCCATCACCGTGACCCGACAGCCCCCAGAGGTTCGGCCGGTAGTCGATATCAAGCGCGGTGCGCGCGCCGTGCTTGCGGGCAAGACCGAGCGCCTTCAGCACCGCCGCCTCGGTCCTGGGGTTGGAAAGATGCGTGCCGGTGGCGACCAGCGAACGCGAGCGCGCAATCAGCGCCTCGTCGATATCGTCTTCGCACAGCGCCATGTCGGCGCAGTTCTCGCGATAGAAGATCAGCGGAAACTGCTCCTCGTCCCGAATGCCCAGGATCACCAGCGCCGACAGGCGTTCCGGGTCGGTGACGACGCCGGTCACATCGACGCCTTCCCGCTCGAGCTCCTCGCGGATGAAGCGGCCCATATGCTCGTCGCCGACGCGGGTTATAAGGCCGGATTTCAGCCCGAGACGCGCCGCGCCCGTCGCCATGTTGGTCGGCGAGCCGCCGAGATATTTCTCAAAGGACAGCATGTCCTCCAGCCGACCGCCGACCTGCGCGCCGTAAAGGTCGACCGAGGAACGGCCGATCGTGAGACAATCGAGTTCATGCATGCTCTAGACAGTGCCTCCCAGCGAGGATTCAAGTTCGACAAGTTCGCGCCCGCCCGCCATCAGGTCCTGCAGCTGCTCGGCATTGATCTCGCCGCGCTTGGCAGTGCCCAGCGTCTTGCCATGGTTGATGACGGTAAACCGGTCGCCGACGGCAAGCGCATGGCGGACATTATGGGTGATGAAGACGACGCCGATCCCCTTCTTGCGCACGGCATCGATGGTGGAAAGCACATTCGCCGTCTGGCGCACGCCAAGCGCGGAGGTCGGCTCGTCGAGGATCAGCACGCGTGCGCCGAAATAGACGGCGCGGGAAATGGCAACCGTCTGTCGCTCGCCGCCGGACAACGTGCCGACCGCCTGATCGGCGGAACGCAGGTGAATGCCCATCTTCCCCATTTCCTCAACCGTGATGGCGCCCGCCTTCTTGTGGTCGAATACCTTGATCGGGCCGATGCGCCGCTCCGGCTCCCGGCCCATCCAGAAATTGCGGGTCACCGACATCAGCGGGATCATCGCCAGATCCTGATAGACCGTGGCGACACCCGCCGCCATCGCATCGCGCGGGTCGTTAAAGGTCACTTCCTTGCCATCGATGAGGATGCGGCCATAGCTCGGCTTGTGCACGCCGGACATTGTCTTGATGAAGGTCGACTTGCCCGCGCCATTGTCGCCGAGCAGGCAATGGCATTCCCCGGCCATGACCGAGAGCGAGACGCCGGCCAGCGCGATCACCGGGCCGAAATGCTTCTCGATGTCCTGAAGTTCGATCAGAGGTGCGCTCATCTCTAGCGTTCTCCCGTGATGCGACGGCGGATATAGGTGTTGAGGATGACGGCGAGCAGCAGGATGACGCCGAGGAAGACGCGGAACAGCGAGCTTTCGACGCCGGCGAAGAACAGGCCCTGCTGGACGACGCCGAAAATCAGCGCGCCAAGCGCCGCGCCGATCACGGACCCGTAGCCGCCGGTGAGAAGCGCGCCGCCGATGACGACCGAAATGATCGCCTCGAACTCCTTCAGAAGGCCGCGGTCAGCTGCCGCCGAGCCAAACTCCATCACCTGGCAGGTGGCGAAGATGGTGGCGCAGAAGGCCGTCAGCATGAACATCAGGATCTTCACCCGGTTGACCGGCACGCCGACATAGCGGGCGGCCTGCGCATCGCCGCCGGCGGCGAAGATCCAGTTGCCGAATTTCGTCCGCACCAGAAGGAAATGACCGAGAATGATGAGGATCAGCGCCCAGACCATCAGCATCGGAATACCGTCGACGACGGGCTGCCCGGCGCGCGGTCCGGCGACGAAGGTGGCGATCATGTCATTGTCGGCAAGCCAGCGGAAGAAGCCGCCAAACACCTTGCCGCCGAAAAGCGCGGCGACGAAGTCACCCTCCGATGCCTCGCGCACGCCGCCGATGATCGTCTTGCCGGTGGTCGAGATGGCGATGAAGATCGTCAGCCCGCGCAGGATGAAGAGAAAAGCGAGTGTGACGATGAAGGACGGCAGCCCGGTGCGGATCACCAGAAAACCGTTCAACGCGCCGATGGCGATGGCAACGGCAAAGGCGGTGATGATCGCAAGCCAGGCGGGCCACCCCCACTGGACGGTCAACAGCGCAATGACGATGCCGGAAAAGCCGATCATCGAGCCGATCGACAGATCGAATTCTCCCGCGATCATCAACAGGCAGGCGCCGACGGCGATGATGGCGAACTGGGCCGAGACCGTGCCCCAGTTGATGAAGCCTTCGGCCGAAAACATGCCGCTGTCGCCAGCAATCATGGCAAACAGCAGGAAGACGAGAATGGTGCCGCAGATGGAGCCGAGCTCCGGCCGGATCAGCGCCTTGCGCCATCGTGGCACAGGGCGCATGCGCTCTTCGAGGATCAACTCCTCGATCGGCCGGTGCGGCTGTTGTTCATGGGATTTGGACATCAGATTAACTCCGCCGCGTAGGCAATGGTTTCCCGTGCCGGCGGCGCGTTGACGCTGCCTGCCGTTCCGGATCAATCAGAAACTTCCGGCTGAAGCCGGCCAGGACGCCGCGCGGCAAGCCCGCGCGGCATCGCCATTGTCGAACGTCAGCGATACTGGCCGGCGTATTTCTCAACCAGTTCGATATTGCTGTCGGTGATGAAGCCGGGGCCCGAATTGATCGAGTTGCCCGGCATCACGCCGTAGCGGGCGTAATTGGTCAGGATGACCACCGGCAGGTAGCCCTGCAGATAGGGCTGCTGGTCGATGGCGAAGTTGATCGTGCCGGCCTTGATCGCATCGGCAATCCCGCTCGAAAGGTCGAACGTGCCGAAATAGACCTGGCCCGCCTTGCCGGTCTCATCCAGGGCGGCGATCGTCGGTTCGGCAGAGTTGGGGCCGAGCGTCAGGATCGCGCCGGTATCCGGATTGGCGTTGAGATAGGCCATCACCTTCGACTTGACCTCGGACGGATCCATGCCGCTGTCGATCATCTGCTGGCCAAGCTCGACGCCAAGCCCATCGGCGAAGCCCTGGCAGCGCTCAACGGAGGCCGGGTTGGTGATGTAATGGTTGACGCAAAGGAAGCTGTCGGCATCCGACTCCTTCTTCGCGCGCTCGCCGGCAAGCTTGCCCGCCATATATTCCGGCTGGCCCACATGCATCATCGCGCCGAGCTCTTTCGACTGCTCTTCCGTGCCCGAATTGATGGTGATCACCGGAATGCCCTTGGCCACGGCATCCGCGATCGGACCGGAAAGAACGTCATAATCGGCGATCGTGACGATGATGCCGTCCGGATTGGACGCGGCCGCCTGCTGAACGATGCGGCCCATATCGGCAAGGTCGCCCGTCGGCGGGTTGCGGTATTCCACTTCGACGTCCATCTGGTCGCCCGCGACATTGATCGCGTTCTTGATCGTGTTCCACCAGCTGTCGCTGTCGGGGGCGTGCGAGATCAGCACGAAGCGCTCGCCCTCGGCCCAGGCCGCGGCCGGCGCCAGGCTCGTCAGTGCGACGGCCGCGGCCGCCAGCGCAAGAAATCTGGTTTTCATGCTTAAAGTCCTCCTCCAAGGGGTGAATTCGCCCCGACCTCCTCCCGGCAAGGGCAATATCGGAACGCGAAACCGGTTCACGTTCCGGGAGGGAATTTAAATTCCATTCTGCTACGAATGCAATATTTATTTTCTATTTTTTCCATTCTCGCGGTCGGCGCCCACCGAAACCGCCAGCGAGATCGCAAGCGACAGCGACCCGGAGAGCGCTCGGAAGGCGCCGACATCGGGTTCGGCCACGTTGAGCGTGGTGGCGCCGAGCCGCACCAGCGGACTGGTGACGTAATCTGTGATGGCAACAAGGCCTGCGCCGCGCGCCCTGCCCGCCTCGGCGATCTCCAGCGTCCGCTCGGTGTAGGGAGCAAAGGTGACCGCCAGAACGGCGTCATTCGGTCGGATGGCATATTCCAGTCCCAGCCCCGCAATTCCCGTATGCAGCATTGCCGGAATATCCATCTTCTCGAAGGCATAGGCGAGATAGGAGGTCACCGGGAAAGCGCGGCGGAAACCGACGAGGTGAATGGTCTCGGCCTCTGCCAGCATCGCCACGGCCTCGTTCAGCGCTTCCGTCTCGACCGAGGCCAGCAGGTTTTCCAGCGACAGACGGCCGACCTCTACGAATTCGGCGAGCAGCGCCGCCGGACTGTCGGAACCGTGATTCCTGAGCGAGTCGATACGGGTCGCATAATCCGGCCACTTGCGCGAATAGTCGCTCCGGAACAGACGCTGCATCTGGGAAAAGCCCGAAAAGCCAAGTTCCTGGCAGAACCGCATGAAGGCGGAAGGCTGAACGCCGGCTTCCGCCGAGAGTTCGGCCACCGTCGAGACAGCCACCCGGTCCGGATTGGCCGCGACGAAATCGGCGCACTGCCTCAGGCGCTTGGGAAAGCCCGGCGAGCGCTCCGCGAGACGGGCAAAAAAAGCGTCGATCGTATCGGGCGCATCACTTTCACGGTTGGGCATGGGCGGCTCCGCTATTGCACTTGACATATTCTACATTTGGTGTTTTTAGAATTTTTATTCTATTTTCACAAGCGGCACAAGATCGTTCGCCGATACGGAAATGCGGGAGGACATATGACTGTATCTATTGCACTTTTGGGCGCAGGGCGGATAGGCCGGGTGCATGCGCGCGCCGTTGCCTCGGTGGCGGGCGTGAAGCTCGCTGCCATCGCCGACGCCAATGCTGAAGCCGCCGGCGAGATTGCCGCGCTTTACGAGACCGGAGTCTCGACAATTGACGATATCGCCGCCGACGACAATATCGACGCGGTCATCATCGCCACGCCGACCGGGACCCATGCCGACCTGATCGAGAAATTCGCCCGCGCCAGCAAGGCGATCTTCTGCGAAAAGCCCGTCGATCTCGATTCGGCCCGCGCGCGCCAGTGCCTTGCCGTGGTTGCGGAGACCGGCGCGCGGCTGATGCTCGGCTTCAACCGCCGCTTCGATCCCAATTTCCAGGCGCTGAAGCAGACGATCGCCGACGGCAAGATCGGCAATCCCGAAATGCTGCACATCGTTTCCCGCGACCCCGCCCCGCCGCCGATCTCCTACCTCGCTTCCTCCGGCGGCTTCTTCAAGGACATGACGATCCACGATTTCGACATGAGCCGGTTCCTGCTCGGCGAAGAGATCGAGACCGTGCAGGCCAGCGGCTCGGCGCTGATTGATCCGGAGATCGGCAAGATCGGCGATTTCGACAGCGCCTCGACCATTCTCACGACCGTTTCCGGCCGTCAGTGCACGATCTCCAATTCGCGCCGCGCCACATTCGGCTATGACCAGCGGATCGAGGTTCTGGGCTCCAAGGGCGCCGTCTCGGCCGAGAACCTGCGGCCCGCCTCGATCGAGCTGGCGACGGCCGAAGGTTTCCTGCGCCCGCCGATCTATGATTTCTTCATGACCCGCTATGTCGACGCCTTTGCCGCCGAAATCCGCAGTTTCGCGGAAAACCTGAAATCGGGCGCGGCGATGTCGCCGAGCGGCGATGACGGGCTGAAGGCGCTGGAGATCGCCGAAGCGGCCGATCTCTCGGCGCGCGAGAGGCGCCTGGTCTACGTCTCGGAGATCCGGGGCTGAGCGTCTTGCCGAAGCCCGAGGCAATGCGAGATTCGAGGATGGGGACTGCTCGAAACGCTGCCCGGCGTTTCGGGCTATTGCCCATGCAGGCACATTTCAGCGGCGGTAAAACGCGCCGGCAGGCTCGATCCGGACGACGGGATTTGCGATAGTGGCGGTCTCTGCCACCTCAAGGAATCGCTCTTGCCCGATTGCACCCTCGCCGAACCGCTCGCCGTCCTCAAGGAAATCTACGGCTACTCGAAATTTCGCGGAAAACAGGCCGCCGTGATCGATCAGGTCGTCTCAGGCGGCGATGCCGTGGTTCTGTTTCCGACGGGGGCCGGCAAGTCGCTCTGCTATCAGGTTCCCGCCCTCTGCCGCCAGGGCGTCGGCGTGGTGATCTCGCCGCTGATCGCGCTGATGCGCGACCAGGTCGAGGCGCTGAAACAGCTTGGCGTCCGGGCAGCTGCGATGAACTCCTCGCTGTCGCAGGAGGATTTCATCGTGACACGACGGGCGCTGGCGCGTGGCGAGCTCGACCTTCTCTACGTCACCCCGGAACGCGTCGCAACGGGCGGCTTCATGGATATGATGCGCGACCTTCAGATTGCGCTCTTCGCCATTGACGAGGCCCATTGCGTCTCCCAGTGGGGTCATGATTTCCGTCCGGAATACCGCGCGCTCGACAGGCTGGCGGAGGCCTTTCCCGGCGTGCCGCGCATGGCTCTGACGGCAACGGCCGATCCCCATACCCGCGAAGACATCATCGATCGCCTCGCGCTGCGAGACGCGGCGGTGTTCACCACCTCATTCGACCGGCCCAACATCACCTATGAGATCGTCGAGCGGGCCCAGCCGCGCCGCCAGCTTCTTGATTTCCTCTCCCGCCACAAGGGCGAAAGCGGCATCGTCTACTGCCTCTCGCGCGCCAAGGTGGAGGAAACGGCGGAATGGCTGAATGGCGAGGGCATCAGGGCGCTCGCCTATCACGCCGGCATGACGCGGGAGGCCCGCGACGCCAATCAGGACGCGTTCCTGAAGGAGGACGAGCTTTGCCTCGTGGCCACCGTGGCCTTCGGCATGGGCATCGACAAGCCGGATGTGCGCTATGTCGCCCATCTCGACCTGCCGGGCTCCGTCGAGGCCTATTACCAGGAGACCGGGCGCGCGGGACGCGACGGTCTTCCGGCCGATGCCTGGATGGTCTACGGCATGGCCGACGTCACGCAGCGCGGGCGCATGATCGATCGCTCCGCCGCCGCCGATGAGATCAAGCGCGTCGAACGCGCCAAACTGAATGCGCTGCTCGGCATCTGCGAGACGGCGGACTGCCGTCGGCAGGCGATCCTTGCCCATTTCGGCGAGCGGCACGAAGGCCATTGCGGCAATTGCGACACCTGCCTGTCGCCGGTCGAGACATGGGACGGCACGGAAGCCGCGATCAAGGCCATGGCCGCGATCTATCGCACCGGCGAGCGCTTCGGCGCCGGACACCTGATCGACGTTCTGACGGGCAACGAGACCGAGCGCACGGAGCGCTTCGGCCACGCGACCATGCCCGTCTTCGGCGCGGGCAAGGATATCGCGCCCAAGACATGGCAATCGGTCTATCGGCAATTGCTTGCCAAGGGGCTGATCCGGGTCGATCACGAGGCCTTTGGCGCGCTGAAGCTGGAACCCGGCGCGCGTGCGGTTTTCCGGCACGAGCTATCGCTGCGCTTCCGGGTCGACCGGGCGCCGAAGGGCAAGGCCTCTACCGGTACGCGCAGACGCAACGACGCGAAGGCCGCGCTTTCCGAACAGGATCAGTCCCTGTTCGAGGCGCTGCGCGCCACCCGCACGGCGCTTGCCAGGGAACTTGCCGTGCCGCCCTATGTGATCTTTCCCGATACGACGCTGATCGCGCTAGCCAGTCATCGACCGGGTTCCGCCGAAGCGATGCTCGAGATCCAGGGCGTCGGCAAGACCAAGCTGCAGCGTTATGGCGCCGAATTTCTCGACACGATCCGCGCGCACGGCTGAACGCTTCGAGCCTTCGCCGGATCTCCCTTGCCGCTCGACACGGAACATTTCCTCCCGCCACGCGGTTTCCCAACCGAGTGTCCGAAACAAGGGAGAAATTGCCATGAGCAAGATCGACAAGGATAAGGAAACGGAACGCACGCTGCGCCAGGTCGAGCATACGAGCGCCGGCGGCCACCTCGGCGGCACCTATTTCGGCCAGGAGCCCGACGCCAGCACCTCGCAGAACCACGGCCGCTCGCGCCCGAGCGGCAACAGCCAATCGTGACGATCGCTTGCCCCGAGCGGCATGTTCGCAATCCCGCCGCTTCGCATGATCGGCGGGATTTTCATTGATTTCGCCAAAAGAGAGGAAAGTCGACATGGCTGAGGCAAAGACAGCAAAGCTCTACCGCATGGTCATGCCCGACCATATCTGCCCCTACGGACTGAAATCGCGTCATCTTCTGAAATCCAAGGGCTATGAGGTCGAGGACCATCACCTGAAAACGCGGGAGGAAACCGACGGCTTCATGGAGGAGCACGGCGTCGAGACGACGCCGCAGACCTTCATCGACGGCAAACGGATCGGCGGCTATGAAGACCTGCGGGTCTTCTTCAAGCTGGATCCACCGCCCGAAGAGCAGAGCGATACGAGCTACACGCCAGTGATCGCGATCTTTTCCGTCGCGCTTTTTCTGGCGCTCGGCCTTTCCTGGCATCAATATGGGAACCCGCTGACCTTGCGCATGGTCGAGTGGTTCATCTCGCTGTCGATGACGATCCTGGCAGTCCAGAAGCTTCAGGACGTCGAGAGCTTTTCCACCATGTTCCTGAATTACGACCTTCTTGCGCGCCGCTGGGTGCCCTATGGAAGAATCTATCCCTTCGGCGAGGCGCTTGCCGGTATATTGATGACGGCGGGCGCGCTGGGCTGGATCTCTGCGCCCGTCGCCCTCTTTATCGGGCTTGTCGGCTCGGTCAGCATCTTCAAGGCGGTCTACCTGGACAAGCGAGAGCTGAAATGCGCCTGCGTCGGAGGCTCGTCCTCCGTGCCGCTCGGCTTCGTCTCGCTGACCGAAAGCCTGATGATGACGCTGATGGGCATCTGGATGCCGCTGAAGGCATTGCTGCTGTGACAAGCGCGGACAGGGCGCAAACCGCCCCGCCCGCCCGGTGCGCGATCAGCCTTCCGCCAGGCTCTCGTCGACGACAGGCTCCTCCGTCTGGCCGGCGATGATGATCGGCACCAGAAGATCGCCCCAACTCTTGGTGCCGCCATGATGGCGGGCCGAGCGGATGATCTCGACGGAAACCCCGGCATCGACCGCCCGCATGACCGACTGGTTCAGCCGGTGCAGATCATTGGCGACCATGCGGATCGCGGCCTGCTGCTCGCTGCTCATCCGCGTCGATTGCGCCTCGGCGCGTTCCTTGACATTGATCCTGCGCGTCATTTCTTTTCCTCCTCTTCGAGAAATAATCTATTCCGCCGGCCTATTCGGCCGCCTGGAACTGCGCGGTTTCGGTTGATTCGCCCATCGCCGTGGTCGAGCCCGTGCCGCCGGTAATCGCCATCGAAACGGCGTCGAAATAGCCGGTACCGACTTCGCGCTGGTGGCGGGTGGCGGTGTAGCCGTTCGCTTCCGCCGCGAACTCGGCCTGCTGCAACTCGCTGTAGGCCGCCATCTGCCGGTCGCGATAGCCGCGCGCCAGTTCGAACATGCCGAAGTTCAACTGGTGGAAGCCCGCGAGCGTGATGAACTGGAACTTGTAGCCCATGGCGCCGAGTTCCCGCTGGAAGCGTGCAATATCCTCGTCGCTCAGGTTCTTCTTCCAGTTGAAGGAGGGCGAGCAGTTATAGGCGAGAAGCTTGCCAGGATGATGCTTGTGCACGCCCTCGGCGAATTTGCGCGCCTGCTCCAGATCCGGCTTCGAGGTCTCGCACCAGATCAGATCACAGTAAGGCGCGTAGGCGACGGCGCGGGCGATGCAGGCCTCGAGCCCGTTGCGGACGCGGTAGAAGCCTTCCGCCGTGCGGCCGGCATCGTAATCGACGAAGGGCTGGTCGCGCTCGTCGATGTCGGAGGTCAGGAGCTTGGCGGCCTCGGCATCCGTGCGTGCGATGACCAGCGTCGGAACGCCCATGACGTCGGCGGCAAGCCGGGCAGCGGTCAGGTTGCGGATATGGGCCGCCGTCGGGATCAGAACCTTGCCGCCGAGATGGCCGCATTTCTTTTCAGAGGCCAGCTGGTCCTCGAAATGAACGCCGGCAGCACCCGCCTCGATATAGGCCTTCATGATCTCGAAGGCGTTGAGGGGACCGCCAAACCCGGCCTCGGCATCGGCAACGATCGGGGCGAACCAGGTCTCGACGGAAAGACCGTTCCCTTCCGATGTTTCAATCTGGTCAGCGCGTTGCAGGGTTTTGTTGATTCGCTTTACAAGCTCGGGTCCGGCATTGGCCGGATAGAGCGACTGGTCGGGATACATGGCGGAGGCGGTGTTGGCGTCGGCGGCGACCTGCCATCCGGAAAGATAGATCGCCTTCAGCCCGGCGCGCACCATCTGCATGGCCTGGTTGCCCGAGAGCGCGCCAAGCGCATTGACGAAATCATCCTCATGGATCAGCTTCCAGAGGCGCTTGGCGCCCTCCTCCGCCAGCGTCGAGCGGATGCGGACCGAACCGCGCAGCCGCTTGACATCTTCGGCGCTGTAGCTCCGCTCGATGCCGTCAAACCGGCCCTCGGCAGCGCCGTCAACAAGATTGTAAAATTCAGACATGCCTATTCCTCCTCTTCCAGGCAGATTGAATGCCGTCCGGTGCATAAACGCCACTCGGCGACAAGCGATGTGACACTTTTTACTGAATTGATGATTGCAAATCTATGGAATTGGCTTAGATCAAGCGGGAATTCGGGTTATCTTGTATTTTGTTTGACAGAAGCGCTGTGTAAAACAGTAAATATTGTAAACCATCGCCGGGAGGGACAGGATGACGGAGAAGAAGATTTTCGCGGGACCGCGGCTGCGGCGGATCCGCAAGGGGCTTGACCTGACGCAGACGGCGATGGCGGAGGCGCTTTCGATCTCGCCCTCCTATCTCAACCTCATCGAACGCAACCAGCGGCCGTTGACCGTGCAGCTTCTGCTCAAGC from Martelella sp. AD-3 encodes the following:
- the iolC gene encoding 5-dehydro-2-deoxygluconokinase; its protein translation is MHELDCLTIGRSSVDLYGAQVGGRLEDMLSFEKYLGGSPTNMATGAARLGLKSGLITRVGDEHMGRFIREELEREGVDVTGVVTDPERLSALVILGIRDEEQFPLIFYRENCADMALCEDDIDEALIARSRSLVATGTHLSNPRTEAAVLKALGLARKHGARTALDIDYRPNLWGLSGHGDGENRFIASEKVTAKLQSTLHLFDLIVGTEEEFHIAGGTTDTLQALKNVRKVSAATLVLKRGAEGASAFEGDIPDDVDGGVAGRSFRIEVFNVLGAGDGFMAGLLKGWLTDRDWAESLTIANACGAFAVSRHGCTPAYPSLAELEYFLEHGSTTLALRKDKALEQLHWSTNRHGDWPEMRVFAFDHRIQLEDMAEECGVPAQRLGAFKELCLKAALDVADGRPGYGILCDSRIGRSALYRAAGTSLWIGRPTEWPGSRPLTLEPELGEDMGGLAEWPAEHVVKVLCFYHPDDDATLKAEQEATLARLFAAARRNRLEFLMEIVSSKHGETDEMSAARVIERLYEIGIYPDWWKLEPLTTEAAWANVCAAIEGHDRHTRGIVVLGLDAPEEELAASFAEAARFPLIKGFAVGRSIFADAARAWLSGTISDDEAVAEMTEKYRSFCRYWDEARLAATQHEKDEAF
- the iolG gene encoding inositol 2-dehydrogenase, which translates into the protein MTVSIALLGAGRIGRVHARAVASVAGVKLAAIADANAEAAGEIAALYETGVSTIDDIAADDNIDAVIIATPTGTHADLIEKFARASKAIFCEKPVDLDSARARQCLAVVAETGARLMLGFNRRFDPNFQALKQTIADGKIGNPEMLHIVSRDPAPPPISYLASSGGFFKDMTIHDFDMSRFLLGEEIETVQASGSALIDPEIGKIGDFDSASTILTTVSGRQCTISNSRRATFGYDQRIEVLGSKGAVSAENLRPASIELATAEGFLRPPIYDFFMTRYVDAFAAEIRSFAENLKSGAAMSPSGDDGLKALEIAEAADLSARERRLVYVSEIRG
- the aceA gene encoding isocitrate lyase; translated protein: MSEFYNLVDGAAEGRFDGIERSYSAEDVKRLRGSVRIRSTLAEEGAKRLWKLIHEDDFVNALGALSGNQAMQMVRAGLKAIYLSGWQVAADANTASAMYPDQSLYPANAGPELVKRINKTLQRADQIETSEGNGLSVETWFAPIVADAEAGFGGPLNAFEIMKAYIEAGAAGVHFEDQLASEKKCGHLGGKVLIPTAAHIRNLTAARLAADVMGVPTLVIARTDAEAAKLLTSDIDERDQPFVDYDAGRTAEGFYRVRNGLEACIARAVAYAPYCDLIWCETSKPDLEQARKFAEGVHKHHPGKLLAYNCSPSFNWKKNLSDEDIARFQRELGAMGYKFQFITLAGFHQLNFGMFELARGYRDRQMAAYSELQQAEFAAEANGYTATRHQREVGTGYFDAVSMAITGGTGSTTAMGESTETAQFQAAE
- a CDS encoding glutaredoxin family protein, with product MAEAKTAKLYRMVMPDHICPYGLKSRHLLKSKGYEVEDHHLKTREETDGFMEEHGVETTPQTFIDGKRIGGYEDLRVFFKLDPPPEEQSDTSYTPVIAIFSVALFLALGLSWHQYGNPLTLRMVEWFISLSMTILAVQKLQDVESFSTMFLNYDLLARRWVPYGRIYPFGEALAGILMTAGALGWISAPVALFIGLVGSVSIFKAVYLDKRELKCACVGGSSSVPLGFVSLTESLMMTLMGIWMPLKALLL
- a CDS encoding ATP-binding cassette domain-containing protein → MSAPLIELQDIEKHFGPVIALAGVSLSVMAGECHCLLGDNGAGKSTFIKTMSGVHKPSYGRILIDGKEVTFNDPRDAMAAGVATVYQDLAMIPLMSVTRNFWMGREPERRIGPIKVFDHKKAGAITVEEMGKMGIHLRSADQAVGTLSGGERQTVAISRAVYFGARVLILDEPTSALGVRQTANVLSTIDAVRKKGIGVVFITHNVRHALAVGDRFTVINHGKTLGTAKRGEINAEQLQDLMAGGRELVELESSLGGTV
- a CDS encoding ABC transporter permease, coding for MRPVPRWRKALIRPELGSICGTILVFLLFAMIAGDSGMFSAEGFINWGTVSAQFAIIAVGACLLMIAGEFDLSIGSMIGFSGIVIALLTVQWGWPAWLAIITAFAVAIAIGALNGFLVIRTGLPSFIVTLAFLFILRGLTIFIAISTTGKTIIGGVREASEGDFVAALFGGKVFGGFFRWLADNDMIATFVAGPRAGQPVVDGIPMLMVWALILIILGHFLLVRTKFGNWIFAAGGDAQAARYVGVPVNRVKILMFMLTAFCATIFATCQVMEFGSAAADRGLLKEFEAIISVVIGGALLTGGYGSVIGAALGALIFGVVQQGLFFAGVESSLFRVFLGVILLLAVILNTYIRRRITGER
- a CDS encoding MurR/RpiR family transcriptional regulator, coding for MPNRESDAPDTIDAFFARLAERSPGFPKRLRQCADFVAANPDRVAVSTVAELSAEAGVQPSAFMRFCQELGFSGFSQMQRLFRSDYSRKWPDYATRIDSLRNHGSDSPAALLAEFVEVGRLSLENLLASVETEALNEAVAMLAEAETIHLVGFRRAFPVTSYLAYAFEKMDIPAMLHTGIAGLGLEYAIRPNDAVLAVTFAPYTERTLEIAEAGRARGAGLVAITDYVTSPLVRLGATTLNVAEPDVGAFRALSGSLSLAISLAVSVGADRENGKNRK
- the recQ gene encoding DNA helicase RecQ translates to MPDCTLAEPLAVLKEIYGYSKFRGKQAAVIDQVVSGGDAVVLFPTGAGKSLCYQVPALCRQGVGVVISPLIALMRDQVEALKQLGVRAAAMNSSLSQEDFIVTRRALARGELDLLYVTPERVATGGFMDMMRDLQIALFAIDEAHCVSQWGHDFRPEYRALDRLAEAFPGVPRMALTATADPHTREDIIDRLALRDAAVFTTSFDRPNITYEIVERAQPRRQLLDFLSRHKGESGIVYCLSRAKVEETAEWLNGEGIRALAYHAGMTREARDANQDAFLKEDELCLVATVAFGMGIDKPDVRYVAHLDLPGSVEAYYQETGRAGRDGLPADAWMVYGMADVTQRGRMIDRSAAADEIKRVERAKLNALLGICETADCRRQAILAHFGERHEGHCGNCDTCLSPVETWDGTEAAIKAMAAIYRTGERFGAGHLIDVLTGNETERTERFGHATMPVFGAGKDIAPKTWQSVYRQLLAKGLIRVDHEAFGALKLEPGARAVFRHELSLRFRVDRAPKGKASTGTRRRNDAKAALSEQDQSLFEALRATRTALARELAVPPYVIFPDTTLIALASHRPGSAEAMLEIQGVGKTKLQRYGAEFLDTIRAHG
- a CDS encoding sugar ABC transporter substrate-binding protein, yielding MKTRFLALAAAAVALTSLAPAAAWAEGERFVLISHAPDSDSWWNTIKNAINVAGDQMDVEVEYRNPPTGDLADMGRIVQQAAASNPDGIIVTIADYDVLSGPIADAVAKGIPVITINSGTEEQSKELGAMMHVGQPEYMAGKLAGERAKKESDADSFLCVNHYITNPASVERCQGFADGLGVELGQQMIDSGMDPSEVKSKVMAYLNANPDTGAILTLGPNSAEPTIAALDETGKAGQVYFGTFDLSSGIADAIKAGTINFAIDQQPYLQGYLPVVILTNYARYGVMPGNSINSGPGFITDSNIELVEKYAGQYR